The proteins below are encoded in one region of Campylobacter rectus:
- the tyrS gene encoding tyrosine--tRNA ligase, with product MSDIKKGVAEIIDEERVANLVKNYYEKGENFYVKAGFDPTAPDLHLGHTVVLQKMAFLQKHGAIVQFLIGDFTGQIGDPSGKSQTRKKLDRETVMANAKTYEEQVFKILDPQKTKLMFNSRWLNELGAAGIVELASTFAVARMLERDDFEKRYKSGASISISEFLYPLLQGYDSVAMKCDIEMGGTDQKFNLLMGRTLQRIYNVGKEQAVIMMPLLEGLDGVNKMSKSLGNYIGVTEGPNEMFAKILSVSDELMWRWYELLSEKSAEKIANLKSDVASGKAHPKAVKEALALEITTRYNGEAAAKEAKAEFDRVHSQNLIPTEMEEFGLAAPVWIVHALTHCGLCASSSQARRDIAANAVSLNQEKIADEQLKLGVGEYVLQVGKRKFAKLKVT from the coding sequence ATGAGCGATATAAAAAAGGGTGTCGCCGAGATTATAGATGAGGAGCGCGTTGCAAATTTAGTAAAAAACTATTACGAAAAGGGTGAAAATTTCTACGTTAAAGCGGGTTTTGATCCGACGGCTCCCGATTTGCACCTGGGTCACACCGTCGTGCTTCAAAAGATGGCGTTTTTGCAAAAACACGGCGCGATAGTGCAGTTTTTGATAGGCGATTTCACTGGACAAATCGGCGATCCTAGCGGCAAAAGCCAAACGCGAAAAAAGCTCGACCGAGAGACCGTGATGGCAAACGCCAAAACCTACGAAGAGCAGGTTTTTAAAATACTTGATCCGCAAAAAACCAAGCTAATGTTTAACTCGCGGTGGCTAAACGAACTGGGGGCTGCGGGCATCGTGGAGCTAGCCAGTACCTTTGCGGTGGCTAGGATGCTCGAGCGAGATGATTTTGAGAAAAGATACAAAAGCGGCGCATCGATCTCGATCAGCGAATTTTTATATCCGCTCCTTCAGGGCTACGACAGCGTCGCGATGAAGTGCGATATCGAGATGGGCGGCACCGATCAGAAATTTAACCTGCTTATGGGCAGGACCTTGCAGCGAATTTACAACGTCGGCAAAGAACAAGCCGTCATAATGATGCCGCTTTTGGAGGGGCTTGACGGCGTGAATAAAATGAGCAAGAGCCTAGGAAACTACATCGGCGTGACCGAGGGGCCAAACGAGATGTTTGCTAAAATTTTAAGCGTGAGCGATGAGCTGATGTGGCGCTGGTACGAGCTTTTGAGCGAAAAAAGCGCGGAGAAGATCGCAAATTTAAAATCGGACGTAGCTAGCGGCAAAGCTCATCCAAAAGCCGTAAAAGAAGCCCTTGCGCTTGAAATCACGACCAGATACAACGGCGAAGCGGCGGCAAAAGAGGCAAAGGCCGAATTTGACCGAGTGCATTCGCAAAATTTGATCCCCACCGAGATGGAGGAGTTTGGGCTAGCGGCTCCGGTTTGGATCGTGCACGCGCTCACTCACTGCGGCCTGTGCGCCAGCAGCTCTCAGGCGCGCCGAGATATCGCAGCAAATGCTGTGAGCCTAAATCAAGAAAAGATCGCTGACGAGCAGCTAAAGCTGGGCGTGGGCGAATATGTTTTGCAGGTAGGCAAGCGTAAATTTGCAAAACTAAAGGTGACCTGA
- a CDS encoding fibronectin type III domain-containing protein: protein MKRLISWGLASSLVIVMSGCVSSSAPTQINANLPTIQNLKTISDMTEVGFEWTPTPTSNVAGYYLYRSNPNENNGKMKVVADIKDRFASHYVDANLAPETTYSYEMRTYSENKQISDVGVVISATTKPLIDSVPFVRALTNLPERVKLIWRPHPDLRVASYLVEKADISKENWRQIAEIKGRLNAEFIDNDVKSGRSYKYRVFVKTNNGTVSKPSQIIDSTTKQLPSEVINAQATKNAPKKIILTWDSVASDDFGYYKIYSTSNKFLPYTYLIKTTSNSYEDLINENGATRYYKITIVDKDGLESKKPGEPVVGMTLAAIEAPVISSIVGDSTAVKLTWDASEKAQSFTVIREGGGSEQKFTNITGNEFVDNSVAYGQKYSYKVIAVDEYGINSDASAKAEIAIE from the coding sequence ATGAAAAGATTGATTTCATGGGGCTTAGCGAGCTCTTTAGTCATTGTGATGAGTGGATGCGTATCATCTAGCGCGCCAACGCAAATAAATGCAAATTTGCCGACTATTCAAAATCTAAAAACCATCAGCGATATGACCGAAGTGGGCTTTGAGTGGACGCCTACTCCGACCTCAAACGTCGCGGGCTACTATCTGTACCGCTCAAATCCAAACGAAAACAACGGCAAGATGAAAGTTGTAGCCGATATAAAAGACCGCTTTGCCAGCCACTACGTGGATGCAAATTTAGCTCCCGAGACGACTTATTCGTACGAGATGAGAACATATAGCGAAAACAAGCAAATCTCGGATGTAGGCGTCGTTATCAGCGCTACGACCAAGCCGCTTATAGACTCCGTGCCTTTCGTTAGAGCGCTCACGAATTTACCCGAGCGCGTAAAGCTCATCTGGAGACCGCATCCGGACCTTCGCGTGGCGTCATATCTCGTCGAAAAAGCCGACATAAGTAAAGAAAACTGGCGGCAAATAGCCGAGATAAAAGGTAGATTAAATGCCGAATTTATCGATAATGACGTGAAATCGGGCAGAAGCTATAAGTATAGGGTTTTCGTTAAAACCAATAACGGCACCGTCTCAAAACCCAGCCAGATCATAGACTCCACGACGAAGCAACTCCCAAGCGAGGTAATAAACGCCCAAGCCACCAAAAATGCGCCTAAAAAGATCATTTTAACGTGGGACAGCGTGGCTAGCGATGATTTTGGCTACTATAAAATTTACAGCACTTCGAATAAATTTTTACCATACACTTATCTGATTAAAACCACTTCAAATAGCTACGAGGATCTCATAAACGAAAACGGTGCGACCAGATACTACAAAATCACTATCGTCGATAAGGACGGCTTGGAGTCTAAAAAGCCCGGCGAGCCCGTCGTCGGGATGACGCTTGCGGCTATCGAGGCGCCCGTTATCTCGTCTATCGTGGGCGATAGCACGGCGGTTAAGCTAACTTGGGATGCATCCGAAAAGGCGCAAAGCTTTACCGTGATAAGAGAAGGCGGCGGAAGCGAGCAGAAATTTACAAATATAACCGGCAATGAATTTGTCGATAATAGCGTTGCTTACGGGCAAAAATATAGCTACAAGGTGATCGCCGTCGATGAATACGGCATAAACTCCGACGCCTCTGCTAAAGCCGAGATCGCTATCGAATAA
- a CDS encoding RelA/SpoT family protein: MKQLNSGFLLEQLIDDISDCKDVAQARRLLSTLANFTPNLERAIECCVISHAGQFRKSGEPYAIHPILVACIVAHMGGGEDMIVAALLHDVVEDTDRSIESVRGDFGEGVAKLVEGLTKIVAIREDKLASSESNERLAASAMTFRKMLLISIEDVRVLVVKLCDRLHNMLTLKALRPEKQKRIAEETLMVYAPIAHRLGISSIKNVLEDLSFKYALPEEYKKIDDYLNEHKQQLVLKLNAFTDKIFQILLENGFSESDFEIQKRVKHHYSIYLKMQRKGISIEEVLDLLAARVLVKEPQDCYLVLGNLHINFNPLISRFKDYIALPKQNGYQTIHTTIFDNKSIFEVQIRTFDMHKTAEYGVAAHWKYKSGGFLNPKLDWLSDISGIENGMEEVGENPEELYEYAKDSLYVEDVAVYSPKGDIFTLPRGATALDYAYEIHTQVGLYAKEAYVNRVRVPLLTELKNGDIVSIVTGNEPKYRCSWLPSVKTGKAKATIRSYCKQKIRDINNIVAIEILSGIFAVPSKTIEQWLETENLTKRIFRAAFDSVYLQDVVNALKKYVKRDRPFAIAMTDKYNVKKQKFENIVIYSNHKINSVEFDYCCNPKRGDDIVGFRNYYHVTVHHKLCERFMKLAEEKNEMIFVKWTRVAPHRFKIILSLENRRGSLAEFLTYMAKMQIDLVTISLTETREATADLFELTIELGENLNVNEIKERLKDRYKIIEFVSLDDAYGHN; encoded by the coding sequence TTGAAGCAGCTAAATAGCGGATTTTTACTAGAACAACTAATCGATGATATAAGCGACTGCAAGGATGTCGCGCAGGCTAGAAGGTTGCTTAGCACGCTTGCAAATTTTACGCCGAATTTAGAGCGCGCCATCGAGTGCTGCGTCATCTCGCATGCGGGGCAGTTTAGAAAGAGCGGTGAGCCGTATGCTATCCATCCTATTTTGGTAGCTTGCATCGTGGCGCATATGGGCGGGGGCGAGGATATGATCGTGGCAGCCCTGCTTCACGACGTGGTCGAGGATACGGATAGGTCGATAGAGAGCGTGCGGGGAGACTTCGGCGAAGGGGTCGCAAAGCTGGTCGAGGGGCTAACTAAAATCGTAGCTATCAGAGAGGACAAGCTAGCAAGCTCGGAGTCAAACGAGCGTCTGGCAGCGTCTGCGATGACTTTTCGTAAGATGCTGCTCATCTCTATCGAGGACGTGAGAGTGCTGGTAGTGAAGCTTTGCGATAGGCTGCACAATATGCTCACCCTAAAGGCTCTGCGCCCCGAAAAGCAAAAGCGAATCGCCGAAGAGACGCTGATGGTTTATGCTCCGATAGCGCATAGACTAGGCATTTCGTCGATAAAAAACGTGCTCGAGGATCTTAGCTTTAAATACGCTTTGCCCGAGGAATATAAAAAAATAGACGATTATTTAAACGAGCATAAGCAGCAGCTCGTGCTAAAGCTAAACGCATTTACCGATAAAATTTTTCAAATTTTGCTCGAAAACGGCTTTAGCGAAAGCGATTTTGAGATACAAAAGCGCGTCAAGCATCACTACTCGATCTATCTGAAAATGCAGAGAAAGGGCATCTCGATCGAGGAAGTGCTCGATCTACTCGCCGCGCGCGTACTGGTTAAAGAGCCGCAGGATTGCTATTTGGTGCTTGGAAATTTGCATATAAATTTTAACCCTCTGATCTCTCGTTTCAAAGACTATATAGCGCTTCCTAAGCAAAACGGCTATCAAACGATACACACGACGATATTTGACAATAAAAGCATATTTGAGGTTCAAATTCGCACCTTTGATATGCACAAGACCGCAGAATACGGCGTCGCCGCACACTGGAAATACAAAAGCGGCGGTTTTTTAAACCCTAAACTCGACTGGTTAAGCGACATCAGCGGCATAGAAAACGGTATGGAGGAAGTGGGCGAAAACCCCGAGGAGCTCTACGAATACGCAAAAGACAGCCTTTATGTCGAAGACGTCGCGGTGTATTCGCCAAAGGGCGATATATTCACGCTTCCGCGAGGCGCGACGGCGCTTGATTACGCTTACGAGATACACACGCAAGTGGGACTATATGCTAAAGAAGCCTATGTAAACCGCGTGCGAGTACCTCTGCTAACGGAGCTAAAAAACGGCGACATCGTAAGTATCGTAACGGGCAATGAGCCCAAATACCGCTGCTCGTGGTTGCCCAGCGTAAAAACAGGCAAGGCTAAGGCCACGATACGCTCTTATTGCAAACAAAAAATAAGAGATATAAACAACATCGTCGCAATCGAAATTTTAAGCGGCATTTTCGCTGTGCCTTCAAAAACTATCGAGCAGTGGCTGGAGACCGAAAATTTGACTAAAAGAATTTTTAGGGCCGCATTTGACTCGGTGTATCTGCAAGACGTGGTAAACGCGCTTAAAAAATACGTAAAAAGAGACCGCCCGTTTGCTATCGCGATGACGGACAAATACAACGTCAAAAAGCAAAAATTTGAAAACATCGTGATTTACTCAAATCACAAAATAAACAGCGTCGAGTTTGATTATTGCTGCAATCCAAAGCGCGGCGACGATATCGTGGGCTTTAGAAACTACTACCACGTTACTGTCCACCACAAGCTTTGCGAGCGATTTATGAAGCTGGCCGAAGAAAAAAACGAGATGATCTTCGTCAAATGGACGCGGGTCGCTCCGCATAGATTTAAGATTATATTAAGTCTTGAAAATAGGCGCGGGTCGCTGGCGGAGTTTTTAACATATATGGCGAAAATGCAAATCGACCTCGTAACTATCAGCCTTACCGAGACCAGGGAGGCGACGGCGGATCTTTTTGAATTAACGATCGAGCTTGGCGAAAATTTGAACGTAAATGAGATAAAAGAACGGCTAAAAGACCGTTACAAGATAATAGAATTCGTATCGCTAGACGACGCGTATGGACATAATTAA
- a CDS encoding RluA family pseudouridine synthase: protein MTEKEIKICESAQARADAFLAAELNVARNQALNLIKSGLVSLNGKPLTKPSAKLNLGDVLRIKFEQSEQNAAKFEAEFEVPIIYEDEDLLVLNKPANLVVHPAPSVKEPTLVDWLGAKGFLLSNLSGQSRAGIVHRLDKGTSGAIVVAKNNAAHAALSSQLSDKSMGRIYLALTDLPLKQNCTVWRAIGRNPANRLKKAIVPDGRAAKSAFANLLFSEFDGPAQSKNAGVNLIAAKLFTGRTHQIRVHLASLNRHILGDALYGFKSEKDKIARVMLHAYGLYFTHPRTGGQMSFVAPIRDDFSEILLSKFSKENIDEKIDFMGLSELFSHCDEWMRII, encoded by the coding sequence ATGACGGAAAAAGAGATCAAAATTTGCGAGAGCGCGCAGGCTAGGGCTGACGCGTTTTTGGCGGCCGAGCTAAACGTCGCTAGAAACCAAGCGCTAAATTTGATAAAAAGCGGACTGGTTAGCCTAAACGGCAAGCCGCTAACTAAGCCATCGGCGAAGCTAAATTTAGGCGATGTTTTGAGGATCAAATTTGAGCAAAGCGAGCAAAACGCGGCTAAATTTGAAGCGGAATTTGAAGTACCGATCATTTACGAGGACGAGGATTTGCTCGTGCTAAATAAACCGGCAAATTTAGTCGTCCATCCCGCTCCTAGCGTCAAGGAGCCCACGCTTGTGGACTGGCTCGGGGCAAAGGGGTTTTTGCTGTCAAATTTAAGCGGGCAAAGCAGAGCGGGCATCGTGCACAGGCTGGATAAAGGCACTAGCGGAGCTATCGTCGTAGCTAAAAATAACGCCGCTCACGCCGCGCTTTCAAGCCAGCTAAGCGATAAAAGCATGGGGCGCATTTATCTGGCGCTAACCGATCTGCCGCTCAAGCAAAACTGCACCGTCTGGCGAGCTATCGGACGAAACCCCGCTAACCGCCTAAAAAAGGCGATCGTCCCAGACGGCCGCGCGGCAAAAAGTGCCTTTGCGAATCTGCTTTTTAGCGAATTTGACGGCCCTGCGCAGAGCAAAAACGCGGGCGTAAATTTGATCGCGGCAAAGCTTTTTACGGGTAGAACTCATCAGATAAGAGTGCATCTAGCTAGCCTAAACCGCCATATTTTGGGCGATGCTTTATACGGTTTTAAGAGCGAAAAGGATAAAATCGCCCGAGTAATGCTTCACGCCTACGGGCTGTATTTCACGCATCCGCGCACGGGCGGGCAAATGAGTTTCGTCGCGCCTATCCGAGATGATTTTAGTGAAATTTTACTGAGTAAATTTAGCAAGGAGAATATAGATGAAAAGATTGATTTCATGGGGCTTAGCGAGCTCTTTAGTCATTGTGATGAGTGGATGCGTATCATCTAG
- a CDS encoding DNA-directed RNA polymerase subunit omega, which yields MRSEEVAARALKLVGDDRYKLALAVAKRAEALAGGAKSLLDIDVSKMKFADIALREIAEGKVALEGIVEAAK from the coding sequence ATGAGATCTGAAGAAGTAGCGGCAAGGGCTCTAAAACTAGTCGGAGACGATAGATACAAACTCGCTTTGGCCGTAGCAAAAAGAGCCGAAGCTCTAGCCGGCGGTGCAAAAAGCCTGCTTGATATCGACGTTAGCAAGATGAAATTCGCCGATATCGCCTTGCGCGAGATAGCCGAGGGTAAAGTGGCTTTAGAGGGTATAGTTGAAGCAGCTAAATAG
- a CDS encoding cell division ATP-binding protein FtsE, producing the protein MQKIISASGLCLGYEGCEKLITDAEFDIYANDFVFITGQSGSGKSTILKSFYGEIKPSAGSLNVCLTDMMNLSGQNLDKLRQRIGVVFQNYRLISEWNIEKNVMLPLMIKGLSVNVCKNQANKLLKHVNLLHKAHKYPNELSGGEQQRAAMARALAHNPNLLLCDEPTGSLDEYSSDVIWGLLRSAKEFLGTCIVVVTHRVPSSLRVSYRHLTIENGRIHEIL; encoded by the coding sequence ATGCAAAAAATAATTAGCGCAAGCGGGCTTTGTCTAGGATACGAGGGCTGCGAAAAGCTCATAACGGACGCGGAATTCGACATTTACGCCAATGATTTCGTTTTTATCACGGGGCAAAGCGGTAGCGGCAAATCGACGATTTTAAAATCATTTTACGGCGAGATAAAACCGAGCGCGGGCTCGCTAAACGTTTGCCTGACCGATATGATGAATCTAAGCGGGCAAAATCTCGATAAACTAAGGCAGCGCATCGGCGTGGTTTTTCAAAACTACCGCTTGATAAGCGAGTGGAATATCGAAAAAAACGTGATGTTACCACTGATGATAAAAGGCCTTAGCGTTAATGTTTGCAAAAATCAGGCAAATAAGCTTTTAAAGCACGTAAATTTGCTCCACAAAGCGCACAAATATCCAAACGAGCTAAGCGGCGGCGAACAGCAGCGAGCGGCGATGGCCAGGGCGCTCGCGCATAATCCGAATTTACTTCTTTGCGACGAACCGACGGGCAGCCTCGATGAATACTCAAGCGACGTCATTTGGGGGCTTTTGCGCTCGGCAAAGGAGTTTTTAGGCACCTGCATCGTAGTCGTTACGCACAGAGTGCCAAGCTCGCTTAGGGTGTCTTATAGGCATCTTACGATAGAAAACGGACGCATACATGAAATCCTTTAA
- the pyrH gene encoding UMP kinase yields MEKKKRILVKFSGEALAGDSGFGIDNAVLKFIAKQIKELVENGIQVGIVIGGGNIIRGVSAARDGIIKRTSGDHMGMLSTVINSIAMREALESVGLDVRVQSAIKMEAICETFIVGRANRHLEKGRVVIFAAGTGNPFFTTDTAATLRAIEIDSDMIIKATKVDGVYDKDPHKFDDATLLKELNYELAMSDDIKVMDDTAIALAKDNSLPILVCNMFKDGNLLKIIQGDESAFCSIVRN; encoded by the coding sequence ATGGAGAAAAAAAAGCGAATTTTGGTTAAATTTTCAGGCGAGGCGTTAGCCGGAGATAGCGGCTTTGGCATAGACAACGCAGTGCTTAAATTTATCGCAAAGCAGATCAAAGAGCTCGTCGAAAACGGCATCCAAGTGGGCATCGTTATCGGCGGAGGCAACATCATACGCGGCGTGAGCGCGGCTAGAGACGGCATCATAAAGCGCACCAGCGGCGATCATATGGGCATGCTGTCTACCGTGATAAACTCCATCGCGATGAGAGAGGCTTTAGAGAGCGTGGGTCTTGACGTGCGCGTACAAAGCGCGATAAAGATGGAAGCTATCTGTGAGACCTTCATCGTCGGACGCGCAAACAGACACCTCGAAAAAGGCCGCGTCGTGATCTTTGCCGCAGGCACGGGAAATCCATTTTTCACTACCGACACGGCGGCTACTTTGCGCGCTATCGAGATTGATTCGGATATGATAATAAAAGCTACGAAAGTAGACGGCGTTTATGACAAAGACCCGCATAAATTTGACGATGCGACGCTGCTAAAAGAGCTAAACTACGAGCTTGCGATGAGCGATGACATAAAGGTTATGGATGATACGGCTATCGCGCTAGCTAAGGACAATTCGCTCCCGATTTTGGTGTGCAATATGTTTAAAGACGGAAATTTATTAAAGATCATACAAGGCGACGAGAGCGCGTTTTGCTCTATCGTGAGAAATTAA
- the trmB gene encoding tRNA (guanosine(46)-N7)-methyltransferase TrmB, whose amino-acid sequence MPNFIAKKVNFTPKECGEISFLWEARGRQGVSLIYTKSSSEEFFITLKKREEDWVVKGEKLTKPAKIGLLQNALVKFKELYCEQILSEAIAVKNTRLTQKDSAIFDVGELLENLRQSEFESKFIEIGFGSGRHLLFQAENNPNTLVIGIEVYKPSLEQVAKLAKTRNLNNVMLVNCDARLLLSLIESNFIDKIFLHFPVPWDDAPHRRVASAKFALECERTLKAGGKFELRTDSREYADFTLAQILDLCNADVQIYKNRDLKVSSKYEDRWKRHQKDIYDVIFTCEKQSEPRAGQGKLKFENGYDASKIAAKFSNQTIKKDDFFLHLEEKYEKDGGEILLRAAFGAFNAPEHCYVLLGEKGAEYFIKKPLVTAENLKAHLALKEYLADAKNN is encoded by the coding sequence ATGCCCAATTTCATAGCTAAAAAAGTAAATTTTACGCCGAAAGAGTGCGGCGAGATAAGCTTTTTGTGGGAGGCTCGCGGTAGGCAGGGCGTTAGCCTTATTTATACCAAAAGCTCTAGCGAGGAGTTTTTTATCACGCTAAAAAAGCGCGAAGAGGACTGGGTCGTAAAGGGCGAGAAGCTAACGAAGCCCGCTAAAATAGGGCTTTTGCAAAATGCTTTGGTTAAATTTAAAGAGCTTTATTGCGAGCAAATTTTAAGCGAAGCTATCGCGGTAAAAAATACGCGCCTCACGCAAAAAGACTCGGCGATCTTTGACGTAGGAGAGCTGCTGGAAAATTTAAGGCAGAGCGAATTTGAGAGCAAATTTATCGAGATCGGATTTGGTTCGGGCAGGCACTTGCTATTTCAGGCGGAAAATAACCCAAATACGCTGGTTATCGGCATCGAGGTTTATAAGCCTTCGCTCGAGCAGGTCGCAAAGCTGGCCAAAACGCGAAATCTAAATAACGTTATGCTCGTAAATTGCGATGCGAGGCTGCTTTTGTCGCTTATCGAGTCAAATTTTATAGATAAAATTTTCTTGCATTTTCCGGTGCCTTGGGACGACGCTCCTCATAGGCGCGTAGCCTCGGCGAAATTTGCTCTGGAGTGCGAGCGAACGCTAAAAGCGGGCGGTAAATTTGAGCTAAGAACCGATAGCCGCGAGTATGCGGACTTTACTTTGGCTCAAATTTTAGATCTATGCAATGCCGACGTTCAAATTTACAAAAACCGCGATCTAAAAGTAAGCAGTAAATACGAAGACCGCTGGAAAAGGCATCAAAAAGATATTTACGACGTTATCTTTACCTGCGAAAAGCAAAGCGAACCTAGAGCAGGTCAAGGCAAGCTAAAATTTGAAAACGGCTACGATGCGAGCAAGATCGCGGCTAAATTTAGCAACCAAACGATTAAAAAGGATGATTTTTTCTTGCATTTGGAGGAAAAATACGAAAAAGACGGCGGCGAAATTTTACTTCGCGCAGCGTTTGGTGCATTTAACGCGCCCGAGCACTGCTATGTTTTGCTCGGCGAAAAAGGCGCGGAATATTTTATAAAAAAGCCGCTCGTTACGGCTGAAAATTTAAAGGCGCATCTTGCGTTGAAGGAGTATTTGGCGGATGCAAAAAATAATTAG
- a CDS encoding murein hydrolase activator EnvC family protein yields MRKIWVLLAAAFCLNASTGEKIKNQTTYLESSKELEKQLNKKLDDLAGDILGGEKSVNQTDDKMKELIMQIAQLENSVKSASGELDELVKQNKDLTQSQKDIQKSIVRIISDEFSFDLIMPKEYEEGVDSIIATEILSKLNSVLKDDFNELAKQYESTQNLIKTQNDKIEGIKSNLKTFKFKQAELVSLQYKQVKTLANLKRDKEIYQKQLSRLQAQQDEIRKTLEELKIVAKRESEEAKKALAAQKAAKAKKQKNKKNQKGEAVASAPEGDVKQFGSSYQASLVKKYSGEKTIAPLDSFTVKQKFGNYVDPIYNIKIFNESVVLSSNLASAKVKSVFSGKVVFAKETAMLNKVVIIENPNGIHTIYAHLSQIAPTIKVGAKVQKGYVIGRVERDLTFEVTQKNYHIDPLELISLK; encoded by the coding sequence ATGAGAAAAATTTGGGTTTTGCTGGCTGCCGCATTTTGCCTAAACGCAAGCACGGGCGAAAAGATAAAAAATCAAACGACATATCTTGAGTCCTCAAAAGAGCTTGAAAAGCAGCTAAATAAAAAGCTGGACGACCTAGCCGGCGATATCCTTGGCGGCGAAAAAAGCGTCAATCAAACCGACGATAAGATGAAGGAGCTCATCATGCAAATAGCGCAGCTCGAAAATAGCGTCAAAAGCGCTAGCGGCGAGCTTGACGAGCTGGTAAAGCAAAATAAAGATCTCACGCAAAGTCAAAAAGATATCCAAAAAAGCATCGTGCGTATCATCTCAGACGAGTTTTCCTTCGATCTTATAATGCCAAAAGAGTATGAGGAAGGCGTAGATAGTATCATCGCGACCGAAATTTTAAGCAAGCTAAACTCGGTGCTAAAAGATGATTTTAACGAGCTTGCCAAGCAGTATGAAAGCACGCAAAATTTGATAAAAACTCAAAACGATAAGATAGAAGGCATAAAATCAAATTTAAAAACCTTTAAATTTAAGCAAGCCGAGCTCGTTTCTTTGCAGTATAAGCAGGTAAAAACTCTAGCGAATTTAAAGCGCGATAAAGAAATTTATCAAAAGCAGCTCTCGCGCCTGCAAGCTCAGCAAGACGAGATCAGAAAGACGTTAGAAGAGCTAAAAATCGTCGCAAAAAGAGAGAGCGAGGAGGCTAAAAAAGCTCTAGCCGCGCAAAAAGCCGCCAAAGCAAAAAAGCAAAAAAACAAGAAAAATCAAAAAGGCGAAGCCGTCGCAAGCGCACCTGAAGGCGACGTGAAGCAGTTTGGCTCGAGCTATCAGGCTAGCCTTGTGAAAAAATATAGCGGCGAAAAGACGATCGCGCCGTTAGATAGCTTTACCGTCAAACAAAAATTCGGCAACTACGTCGATCCCATCTACAATATCAAAATTTTTAACGAATCGGTCGTGCTAAGCTCAAATTTAGCGAGCGCAAAGGTGAAAAGCGTCTTTAGCGGCAAGGTGGTTTTCGCCAAAGAAACCGCGATGCTAAATAAAGTCGTCATCATCGAAAATCCAAACGGTATTCATACGATTTACGCGCACCTTAGCCAGATAGCGCCCACGATAAAAGTGGGCGCGAAGGTGCAAAAAGGCTACGTCATCGGGCGCGTAGAGCGCGATCTGACCTTTGAAGTAACGCAGAAAAACTACCACATAGACCCCTTAGAGCTAATCAGCCTAAAATAG
- a CDS encoding cell division protein FtsX yields MKSFKNHLGVIIPLVALLVGIQFILLADRVVGEYEAVMNKDYSIIIVSQNELNVTDIRPLVYTFESLEPLSSKPVLERLAKDISSKNIAVLQNALPKFYSLKLNAFPSTQYMQKIKDRISKISGVSRVETFSKTHDKIYKILQLIKNISAIFSALIGLIGLMLISKQMRIWLYEHKERIEIMTLLGAPSWLKSGALYKTALFDSFIATVVVVVFYLILPDLQPIKDAVTELNINFPAIDVFYEGGVLFGVSLAISFFAVYLVMRKARTI; encoded by the coding sequence ATGAAATCCTTTAAAAACCATCTGGGCGTGATAATTCCGCTCGTTGCGCTACTCGTGGGCATCCAGTTTATCTTGCTGGCGGATAGGGTAGTGGGCGAATATGAAGCCGTGATGAACAAAGACTACAGCATCATCATCGTGAGTCAAAACGAGCTAAACGTTACCGACATAAGGCCGCTGGTTTATACCTTCGAATCACTGGAACCGCTTAGCTCAAAGCCTGTGCTAGAGAGGCTTGCTAAAGATATCTCATCTAAAAACATCGCCGTTTTGCAAAACGCCTTGCCTAAATTTTACTCGCTTAAGCTAAACGCCTTTCCGAGCACGCAATATATGCAAAAAATAAAGGATAGAATCTCAAAGATTAGCGGCGTAAGCAGAGTTGAGACCTTTTCAAAAACGCACGATAAAATTTATAAAATTTTGCAGCTGATTAAAAATATATCGGCGATATTTTCTGCTCTAATCGGACTAATCGGACTTATGCTCATCTCAAAACAGATGCGAATTTGGCTATATGAGCACAAAGAGCGCATCGAGATAATGACGCTGCTTGGCGCTCCGTCGTGGCTAAAATCGGGCGCGCTATACAAAACCGCATTGTTTGATTCGTTTATAGCGACCGTTGTGGTTGTAGTTTTTTACCTGATTTTGCCCGATTTGCAACCCATTAAAGACGCGGTGACCGAGCTAAATATAAATTTTCCCGCCATAGATGTGTTTTACGAGGGCGGAGTGCTATTTGGCGTTTCGCTGGCGATTAGCTTTTTTGCCGTTTATCTCGTGATGAGAAAAGCAAGGACGATATGA